One stretch of Ptiloglossa arizonensis isolate GNS036 chromosome 7, iyPtiAriz1_principal, whole genome shotgun sequence DNA includes these proteins:
- the Sec23 gene encoding transport protein Sec23 isoform X1 — MVCDGCSNMTTYEDFIQQNEDRDGVRFTWNVWPSSRVDATRLVVPLGTLYQPIKERPDLPSIQYDPVLCTRSICRAILNPLCQVDYRAKLWVCNLCFQRNPFPPQYAGISEQHQPAELIPMFSTIEYTIMRAQCLPPIFLLVVDTCMDDEELGSLKDSLQMSLSLLPPNAFIGLITFGRMVQVHELGCEGCSKSYVFRGTKDLQPKQVQDMLGIGRPVPGQNLNQQRGPGGQPLPPANRFLQPVHKCDMSLTDLLGELQRDPWPVGPGKRPLRSTGVALAVATGLLEASYANTGARIMLFIGGPCSQGPGQVVTDDLRQPIRSHHDIHKDNAKHVKKATKHYDALASRAATNGHIIDIYSCALDQTGLLEMRQCCNSTGGHMVMGDSFNSSLFKQTFQRVFARDSKGDLKMAFNATLEVKTSREIKVSGAIGPCVSLGVKGASVGEQEVGLGGTCQWKFCSLTPSTTTALFFEVVNQHTAPIPQGRRGCIQFITQYQHSSGQRRIRVTTIARNWTDASMSLHHISAGFDQEAAAVLMSRLVVFRAESDDGPDILRWVDRMLIRLCQKFGECAKDDPNSFRLAGNFSLYPQFMYHLRRSQFLQVFNNSPDETSFYRHMLMRENLTNSLIMVQPILYSYGFSGPPEPVLLDTSSIQPDRILLMDTFFQILIFHGETIAQWRQLKYQDLPEYENFRQLLAAPVDDAAEILAGRFPAPRYIDTEQGGSQARFLLSKVNPSQTHNNMYAYGAGMPIPSGESGAPVLTDDVSLQVFMEHLKKLAVSSTV; from the exons ATGGTTTGTGATGGTTGCAGCAACATGACCACTTACGAAGATTTCATTCAGCAAAATGAAGACCGTGATGGTGTACGTTTCACTTGGAACGTCTGGCCCTCGTCTCGCGTAGATGCTACAAGACTCGTTGTGCCATTAGGAACGCTTTATCAGCCCATTAAAGAAAGACCAGATCTCCCATCGATACAGTATGATCCAGTTTTATGTACAAGATCCATTTGCAGAGCAATTTTGAATCCATTATGTCAAGTGGATTATCGTGCTAAACTGTGGGTTTGCAATCTGTGCTTTCAAAGGAATCct tttcctcCACAATATGCTGGCATTTCAGAGCAGCACCAGCCAGCTGAACTCATTCCAATGTTTTCAACGATCGAGTATACCATAATG aGAGCACAATGTTTGCCACCCATATTCTTATTGGTTGTGGATACGTGCATGGACGACGAAGAACTGGGTTCTCTTAAAGATTCGCTACAAATGTCACTTTCTTTACTTCCACCAAATGCTTTCATTGGTCTTATTACATTTGGAAGAATGGTACAAGTTCACGAGTTGGGTTGCGAAGGATGTAGCAAAAGTTATGTTTTCCGTGGTACCAAGGACTTGCAACCGAAACAAGTCCAAGATATGCTTG GCATAGGTCGACCAGTACCTGGACAAAACCTGAACCAACAAAGAGGGCCCGGTGGACAACCACTGCCACCAGCAAATCGTTTTTTACAGCCTGTACATAAATGTGATATGAGTTTAACAGATCTTTTGGGAGAACTACAGCGTGATCCTTGGCCAGTAGGCCCTGGAAAGCGTCCTTTGCGATCTACCGGTGTTGCATTGGCTGTTGCTACTGGTCTTTTAGAAGCCAGTTATGCTAATACAGGAGCTAG AATAATGCTATTTATCGGTGGACCTTGTTCTCAAGGACCTGGTCAGGTTGTGACAGATGATTTGAGGCAACCTATTAGATCGCACCATGATATTCATAAAGATAATGCCAAGCATGTGAAGAAGGCGACTAAACACTATGATGCTCTTGCATCGCGAGCAGCAACCAATGGACACATAATAGATATTTACTCTTGTGCTCTCGATCAAACTGGTTTACTAGAAATGAGGCAGTGCTGCAATTCGACTGGTGGCCACATGGTTATGGGTGATTCATTTAATTCCTCTTTGTTTAAGCAAACGTTCCAACGCGTGTTTGCTAGAGATAGTAAAGGTGACTTGAAAATGGCATTTAATGCGACGTTAGAAGTTAAAACGTCCCGAGAGATTAAAGTGTCTGGAGCGATCGGCCCTTGTGTCTCCCTTGGCGTAAAAGGTGCGAGTGTCGGAGAACAAGAAGTAGGATTAGGTGGCACATGtcaatggaaattttgttcCCTTACACCGTCCACAACCACAGCATTGTTCTTCGAAGTTGTGAATCAACACACTGCACCAATTCCACAAGGTAGAAGGGGTTGCATTCAATTTATTACGCAGTATCAACATAGTAGCGGTCAACGAAGGATCAGAGTTACTACAATTGCCAGAAA TTGGACAGATGCGTCAATGTCTTTACATCATATAAGTGCTGGATTTGATCAAGAGGCAGCTGCTGTTCTCATGTCGCGTCTAGTAGTATTTAGAGCAGAAAGCGATGATGGACCAGATATCTTGAGATGGGTTGATCGTATGCTTATCAGATTA TGCCAGAAGTTTGGAGAATGCGCGAAAGACGATCCAAATAGTTTCAGACTCGCAGGAAATTTTTCTTTGTATCCCCAATTTATGTATCACTTACGTAGATCGCAATTCTTACAAGTATTCAACAATTCCCCTGACGAAACCAGTTTTTACAG ACACATGCTCATGCGAGAAAATTTAACAAACTCTTTAATAATGGTACAACCAATCTTGTACAGTTATGGATTCAGTGGCCCTCCAGAGCCAGTTTTATTAGATACATCATCTATTCAACCTGACAGAATTTTGTTGATGGACACCTTCTTCCAAATACTTATATTCCATGGAGAG ACAATTGCACAGTGGCGTCAATTAAAGTACCAAGATTTACCAgaatatgaaaattttcgacAATTATTAGCTGCACCTGTTGACGATGCTGCCGAAATTTTAGCTGGACGGTTTCCTGCACCAAGATATATCGATACCGAACAAGGTGGTTCGCAAGCGAGGTTTTTACTAAGCAAAGTGAATCCAAGTCAAACTCATAATAACATGTACGCCTATGGAGCG GGGATGCCGATACCCAGTGGG gaGAGCGGAGCGCCTGTTTTGACTGACGATGTCAGTTTACAGGTATTCATGGAACATTTGAAAAAACTGGCTGTATCGTCAACAGTTTAA
- the Elm gene encoding calcineurin like EF-hand protein 1 elm, with the protein MGNRSSLLLREEEIAQIQEATGFTPNQIERLYSRFTSLDRGDCGTLSREDFLRIPELAINPLGERIVNAFFEESGNDRVNFLQFMQVLAHFRPIKKNSPNRLNSRQQKLKFAFKMYDLDNDDLISKDELLAILHMMVGANISEEQLTSIAERTIMEADENGDGMISFEEFCKALERTDVEQKMSIRFLS; encoded by the exons ATGGGTAACAGATCCAGTCTTCTTTTACGTGAAGAAGAGATAGCGCAAATCCAAGAGGCCACAGGAT TTACACCAAATCAAATTGAACGCTTGTACAGTCGTTTTACAAGCTTAGACCGTGGAGACTGTGGCACACTAAGTAGGGAAGATTTTCTTAGAATTCCAGAATTGGCAATAAATCCTCTTGGTGAAAGAATCGTAAATGCTTTCTTCGAGGAAAGTGGTAATGATagagtaaattttttgcaatttatgCAAGTCCTTGCTCACTTTAGGCCTATTAAGAAAAATAGTCCTAATCGGTTAAACTCGAGGCAACAGAAACTGAAAT TTGCTTTCAAAATGTATGATTTGGATAACGATGATTTAATTTCAAAAGATGAACTTCTAGCTATTTTGCATATGATGGTTGGAGCAAATATTAG CGAAGAACAGTTAACTAGTATCGCAGAACGAACTATAATGGAAGCtgacgaaaatggtgatggaaTGATATCGTTTGAAGAGTTCTGTAAAGCATTAGAAAGGACAGATGTGGAACAAAAGATGTCTATACGATTTCTTAGTTAA
- the Sec23 gene encoding transport protein Sec23 isoform X3 gives MTTYEDFIQQNEDRDGVRFTWNVWPSSRVDATRLVVPLGTLYQPIKERPDLPSIQYDPVLCTRSICRAILNPLCQVDYRAKLWVCNLCFQRNPFPPQYAGISEQHQPAELIPMFSTIEYTIMRAQCLPPIFLLVVDTCMDDEELGSLKDSLQMSLSLLPPNAFIGLITFGRMVQVHELGCEGCSKSYVFRGTKDLQPKQVQDMLGIGRPVPGQNLNQQRGPGGQPLPPANRFLQPVHKCDMSLTDLLGELQRDPWPVGPGKRPLRSTGVALAVATGLLEASYANTGARIMLFIGGPCSQGPGQVVTDDLRQPIRSHHDIHKDNAKHVKKATKHYDALASRAATNGHIIDIYSCALDQTGLLEMRQCCNSTGGHMVMGDSFNSSLFKQTFQRVFARDSKGDLKMAFNATLEVKTSREIKVSGAIGPCVSLGVKGASVGEQEVGLGGTCQWKFCSLTPSTTTALFFEVVNQHTAPIPQGRRGCIQFITQYQHSSGQRRIRVTTIARNWTDASMSLHHISAGFDQEAAAVLMSRLVVFRAESDDGPDILRWVDRMLIRLCQKFGECAKDDPNSFRLAGNFSLYPQFMYHLRRSQFLQVFNNSPDETSFYRHMLMRENLTNSLIMVQPILYSYGFSGPPEPVLLDTSSIQPDRILLMDTFFQILIFHGETIAQWRQLKYQDLPEYENFRQLLAAPVDDAAEILAGRFPAPRYIDTEQGGSQARFLLSKVNPSQTHNNMYAYGAGMPIPSGESGAPVLTDDVSLQVFMEHLKKLAVSSTV, from the exons ATGACCACTTACGAAGATTTCATTCAGCAAAATGAAGACCGTGATGGTGTACGTTTCACTTGGAACGTCTGGCCCTCGTCTCGCGTAGATGCTACAAGACTCGTTGTGCCATTAGGAACGCTTTATCAGCCCATTAAAGAAAGACCAGATCTCCCATCGATACAGTATGATCCAGTTTTATGTACAAGATCCATTTGCAGAGCAATTTTGAATCCATTATGTCAAGTGGATTATCGTGCTAAACTGTGGGTTTGCAATCTGTGCTTTCAAAGGAATCct tttcctcCACAATATGCTGGCATTTCAGAGCAGCACCAGCCAGCTGAACTCATTCCAATGTTTTCAACGATCGAGTATACCATAATG aGAGCACAATGTTTGCCACCCATATTCTTATTGGTTGTGGATACGTGCATGGACGACGAAGAACTGGGTTCTCTTAAAGATTCGCTACAAATGTCACTTTCTTTACTTCCACCAAATGCTTTCATTGGTCTTATTACATTTGGAAGAATGGTACAAGTTCACGAGTTGGGTTGCGAAGGATGTAGCAAAAGTTATGTTTTCCGTGGTACCAAGGACTTGCAACCGAAACAAGTCCAAGATATGCTTG GCATAGGTCGACCAGTACCTGGACAAAACCTGAACCAACAAAGAGGGCCCGGTGGACAACCACTGCCACCAGCAAATCGTTTTTTACAGCCTGTACATAAATGTGATATGAGTTTAACAGATCTTTTGGGAGAACTACAGCGTGATCCTTGGCCAGTAGGCCCTGGAAAGCGTCCTTTGCGATCTACCGGTGTTGCATTGGCTGTTGCTACTGGTCTTTTAGAAGCCAGTTATGCTAATACAGGAGCTAG AATAATGCTATTTATCGGTGGACCTTGTTCTCAAGGACCTGGTCAGGTTGTGACAGATGATTTGAGGCAACCTATTAGATCGCACCATGATATTCATAAAGATAATGCCAAGCATGTGAAGAAGGCGACTAAACACTATGATGCTCTTGCATCGCGAGCAGCAACCAATGGACACATAATAGATATTTACTCTTGTGCTCTCGATCAAACTGGTTTACTAGAAATGAGGCAGTGCTGCAATTCGACTGGTGGCCACATGGTTATGGGTGATTCATTTAATTCCTCTTTGTTTAAGCAAACGTTCCAACGCGTGTTTGCTAGAGATAGTAAAGGTGACTTGAAAATGGCATTTAATGCGACGTTAGAAGTTAAAACGTCCCGAGAGATTAAAGTGTCTGGAGCGATCGGCCCTTGTGTCTCCCTTGGCGTAAAAGGTGCGAGTGTCGGAGAACAAGAAGTAGGATTAGGTGGCACATGtcaatggaaattttgttcCCTTACACCGTCCACAACCACAGCATTGTTCTTCGAAGTTGTGAATCAACACACTGCACCAATTCCACAAGGTAGAAGGGGTTGCATTCAATTTATTACGCAGTATCAACATAGTAGCGGTCAACGAAGGATCAGAGTTACTACAATTGCCAGAAA TTGGACAGATGCGTCAATGTCTTTACATCATATAAGTGCTGGATTTGATCAAGAGGCAGCTGCTGTTCTCATGTCGCGTCTAGTAGTATTTAGAGCAGAAAGCGATGATGGACCAGATATCTTGAGATGGGTTGATCGTATGCTTATCAGATTA TGCCAGAAGTTTGGAGAATGCGCGAAAGACGATCCAAATAGTTTCAGACTCGCAGGAAATTTTTCTTTGTATCCCCAATTTATGTATCACTTACGTAGATCGCAATTCTTACAAGTATTCAACAATTCCCCTGACGAAACCAGTTTTTACAG ACACATGCTCATGCGAGAAAATTTAACAAACTCTTTAATAATGGTACAACCAATCTTGTACAGTTATGGATTCAGTGGCCCTCCAGAGCCAGTTTTATTAGATACATCATCTATTCAACCTGACAGAATTTTGTTGATGGACACCTTCTTCCAAATACTTATATTCCATGGAGAG ACAATTGCACAGTGGCGTCAATTAAAGTACCAAGATTTACCAgaatatgaaaattttcgacAATTATTAGCTGCACCTGTTGACGATGCTGCCGAAATTTTAGCTGGACGGTTTCCTGCACCAAGATATATCGATACCGAACAAGGTGGTTCGCAAGCGAGGTTTTTACTAAGCAAAGTGAATCCAAGTCAAACTCATAATAACATGTACGCCTATGGAGCG GGGATGCCGATACCCAGTGGG gaGAGCGGAGCGCCTGTTTTGACTGACGATGTCAGTTTACAGGTATTCATGGAACATTTGAAAAAACTGGCTGTATCGTCAACAGTTTAA
- the Sec23 gene encoding transport protein Sec23 isoform X2 has product MVCDGCSNMTTYEDFIQQNEDRDGVRFTWNVWPSSRVDATRLVVPLGTLYQPIKERPDLPSIQYDPVLCTRSICRAILNPLCQVDYRAKLWVCNLCFQRNPFPPQYAGISEQHQPAELIPMFSTIEYTIMRAQCLPPIFLLVVDTCMDDEELGSLKDSLQMSLSLLPPNAFIGLITFGRMVQVHELGCEGCSKSYVFRGTKDLQPKQVQDMLGIGRPVPGQNLNQQRGPGGQPLPPANRFLQPVHKCDMSLTDLLGELQRDPWPVGPGKRPLRSTGVALAVATGLLEASYANTGARIMLFIGGPCSQGPGQVVTDDLRQPIRSHHDIHKDNAKHVKKATKHYDALASRAATNGHIIDIYSCALDQTGLLEMRQCCNSTGGHMVMGDSFNSSLFKQTFQRVFARDSKGDLKMAFNATLEVKTSREIKVSGAIGPCVSLGVKGASVGEQEVGLGGTCQWKFCSLTPSTTTALFFEVVNQHTAPIPQGRRGCIQFITQYQHSSGQRRIRVTTIARNWTDASMSLHHISAGFDQEAAAVLMSRLVVFRAESDDGPDILRWVDRMLIRLCQKFGECAKDDPNSFRLAGNFSLYPQFMYHLRRSQFLQVFNNSPDETSFYRHMLMRENLTNSLIMVQPILYSYGFSGPPEPVLLDTSSIQPDRILLMDTFFQILIFHGETIAQWRQLKYQDLPEYENFRQLLAAPVDDAAEILAGRFPAPRYIDTEQGGSQARFLLSKVNPSQTHNNMYAYGAESGAPVLTDDVSLQVFMEHLKKLAVSSTV; this is encoded by the exons ATGGTTTGTGATGGTTGCAGCAACATGACCACTTACGAAGATTTCATTCAGCAAAATGAAGACCGTGATGGTGTACGTTTCACTTGGAACGTCTGGCCCTCGTCTCGCGTAGATGCTACAAGACTCGTTGTGCCATTAGGAACGCTTTATCAGCCCATTAAAGAAAGACCAGATCTCCCATCGATACAGTATGATCCAGTTTTATGTACAAGATCCATTTGCAGAGCAATTTTGAATCCATTATGTCAAGTGGATTATCGTGCTAAACTGTGGGTTTGCAATCTGTGCTTTCAAAGGAATCct tttcctcCACAATATGCTGGCATTTCAGAGCAGCACCAGCCAGCTGAACTCATTCCAATGTTTTCAACGATCGAGTATACCATAATG aGAGCACAATGTTTGCCACCCATATTCTTATTGGTTGTGGATACGTGCATGGACGACGAAGAACTGGGTTCTCTTAAAGATTCGCTACAAATGTCACTTTCTTTACTTCCACCAAATGCTTTCATTGGTCTTATTACATTTGGAAGAATGGTACAAGTTCACGAGTTGGGTTGCGAAGGATGTAGCAAAAGTTATGTTTTCCGTGGTACCAAGGACTTGCAACCGAAACAAGTCCAAGATATGCTTG GCATAGGTCGACCAGTACCTGGACAAAACCTGAACCAACAAAGAGGGCCCGGTGGACAACCACTGCCACCAGCAAATCGTTTTTTACAGCCTGTACATAAATGTGATATGAGTTTAACAGATCTTTTGGGAGAACTACAGCGTGATCCTTGGCCAGTAGGCCCTGGAAAGCGTCCTTTGCGATCTACCGGTGTTGCATTGGCTGTTGCTACTGGTCTTTTAGAAGCCAGTTATGCTAATACAGGAGCTAG AATAATGCTATTTATCGGTGGACCTTGTTCTCAAGGACCTGGTCAGGTTGTGACAGATGATTTGAGGCAACCTATTAGATCGCACCATGATATTCATAAAGATAATGCCAAGCATGTGAAGAAGGCGACTAAACACTATGATGCTCTTGCATCGCGAGCAGCAACCAATGGACACATAATAGATATTTACTCTTGTGCTCTCGATCAAACTGGTTTACTAGAAATGAGGCAGTGCTGCAATTCGACTGGTGGCCACATGGTTATGGGTGATTCATTTAATTCCTCTTTGTTTAAGCAAACGTTCCAACGCGTGTTTGCTAGAGATAGTAAAGGTGACTTGAAAATGGCATTTAATGCGACGTTAGAAGTTAAAACGTCCCGAGAGATTAAAGTGTCTGGAGCGATCGGCCCTTGTGTCTCCCTTGGCGTAAAAGGTGCGAGTGTCGGAGAACAAGAAGTAGGATTAGGTGGCACATGtcaatggaaattttgttcCCTTACACCGTCCACAACCACAGCATTGTTCTTCGAAGTTGTGAATCAACACACTGCACCAATTCCACAAGGTAGAAGGGGTTGCATTCAATTTATTACGCAGTATCAACATAGTAGCGGTCAACGAAGGATCAGAGTTACTACAATTGCCAGAAA TTGGACAGATGCGTCAATGTCTTTACATCATATAAGTGCTGGATTTGATCAAGAGGCAGCTGCTGTTCTCATGTCGCGTCTAGTAGTATTTAGAGCAGAAAGCGATGATGGACCAGATATCTTGAGATGGGTTGATCGTATGCTTATCAGATTA TGCCAGAAGTTTGGAGAATGCGCGAAAGACGATCCAAATAGTTTCAGACTCGCAGGAAATTTTTCTTTGTATCCCCAATTTATGTATCACTTACGTAGATCGCAATTCTTACAAGTATTCAACAATTCCCCTGACGAAACCAGTTTTTACAG ACACATGCTCATGCGAGAAAATTTAACAAACTCTTTAATAATGGTACAACCAATCTTGTACAGTTATGGATTCAGTGGCCCTCCAGAGCCAGTTTTATTAGATACATCATCTATTCAACCTGACAGAATTTTGTTGATGGACACCTTCTTCCAAATACTTATATTCCATGGAGAG ACAATTGCACAGTGGCGTCAATTAAAGTACCAAGATTTACCAgaatatgaaaattttcgacAATTATTAGCTGCACCTGTTGACGATGCTGCCGAAATTTTAGCTGGACGGTTTCCTGCACCAAGATATATCGATACCGAACAAGGTGGTTCGCAAGCGAGGTTTTTACTAAGCAAAGTGAATCCAAGTCAAACTCATAATAACATGTACGCCTATGGAGCG gaGAGCGGAGCGCCTGTTTTGACTGACGATGTCAGTTTACAGGTATTCATGGAACATTTGAAAAAACTGGCTGTATCGTCAACAGTTTAA